From the Drosophila willistoni isolate 14030-0811.24 chromosome 2L unlocalized genomic scaffold, UCI_dwil_1.1 Seg168, whole genome shotgun sequence genome, the window GTTGCTCTACTGACTTTGCCGAGGTGCCCTCGGTGCTAATGGAGTACTTTGCCAGCGACCCTCGGGTACTGCGCACGTTTGCTCGCCATTTCCAGACCCACCAGCCCATCTCGGAAGACATGCTGAGAAGGCTGTGCGCGTCGAAGCATTTATTTGCAGCCAGCGAGACCCAGCTCCAAGTGTTCTACTCAGCTCTGGATCAGGAATATCACGGAGAAGGGGCCGGTAAGGGACGCAACACCACAGAAATCTTAAAGGATGTGCAAAACCGCTACTATGGACTTCCCTATGTGGAAAATACAGCGTGGCAGCTCCGATTCTCCCACCTAGTGGGCTATGGAGCAAAATACTATTCCTATCTCATATCCAAGACCATTGCCTCTTGGATCTGGCAAACATATTTCGAGGCCAACCCTTTCAATCGGCAGGCAGGAGAGAAATATCGCTCTGAGATTCTGGCACACGGCGGAGCCGTGCCCAGCCGCAAGTTGGTAGCAAATTTCCTGCAGCGTGAAATGACCCCGAGCATATTGGCCCACAGTCTTATCCATGAAATTGACACGGACGAGTCTAAGATTAAGGAACTCATTGTAAGCAAAATTTAGCCGCTTTCGCCACTCAaatgtttttgtatatatatatttttgtgatTAAAATTAGTCAACTGTCATCGCGAATCCggaatttatttatgattattAGGCATTTTGGCTATATTAGATAGACCCCACAGCTGGCATCAGTTCCACGCCCACGAATTCCTTTGCGACCCGAACTCCCACGAAGAACATGCCAAAGCTCTTCACCAACATCCTGTAAAATAAAGATTGCCGAATATTCTGATtatgtaaaattcataaattacAATTATTCATTTACCACTGGAACTCATTATTGTAGATGCTGCGTAAAATATTCAGAGGATTTACagattttgccatttttattgaatttgttCGTTTCTTGCTATTGTAACTATTGCTGcttcaaaatattatttacatatattttatatatatatatttcaacaCGAGGAATTGTtt encodes:
- the LOC6652526 gene encoding uncharacterized protein LOC6652526, encoding MAKSVNPLNILRSIYNNEFQWMLVKSFGMFFVGVRVAKEFVGVELMPAVGSI